One region of Ahniella affigens genomic DNA includes:
- a CDS encoding ATP-binding protein encodes MNLRRKLAEAGFESNDDYEFQVQSLFAVELAHLRCLNVAGDSGRRKTAFANALAQALAYPRVVYHDFSVPEPVAPTVIVTQLDDEDGGQMVEPNLSALEKSVLEACAFSEAERTILILDQLQAADFRDQVRLFEFIKKQLWVGTFGSVRAHSRNFLLVLISNDPLYHSLARVSYRIWADAGSGAFAYRPEDFRMGQDARELFVAFGQLFEVLGSTPTVSEFEKILKDALANVRTEEHLRHCVFGWMEYVDRDRLFAAATAPALTDTVRALNSLVGIDEIVGS; translated from the coding sequence ATGAATCTTCGACGCAAACTGGCAGAAGCCGGATTCGAATCCAATGACGACTACGAATTTCAGGTGCAGAGCCTGTTCGCGGTCGAGCTCGCGCATCTGCGCTGTCTGAACGTGGCCGGTGACTCTGGCCGGCGCAAGACCGCATTTGCGAATGCGCTGGCGCAGGCGCTGGCGTACCCGCGAGTGGTCTACCACGACTTCTCGGTGCCGGAGCCGGTGGCGCCGACTGTGATCGTCACGCAGCTCGACGACGAGGACGGCGGCCAGATGGTCGAGCCGAATCTCAGTGCGCTGGAGAAGTCGGTGCTCGAAGCCTGCGCCTTCAGCGAGGCCGAGCGCACGATTCTGATCCTGGACCAATTGCAGGCTGCGGATTTCCGCGATCAGGTCCGCCTGTTCGAGTTCATCAAGAAGCAGCTTTGGGTTGGCACATTTGGCAGCGTGCGTGCGCATTCGCGCAACTTCTTGCTGGTGCTGATCTCGAATGATCCGCTGTACCACTCACTGGCTCGGGTCAGCTACCGAATCTGGGCCGATGCGGGTTCCGGAGCCTTTGCGTATCGGCCCGAGGACTTTCGAATGGGGCAGGATGCGCGCGAGTTGTTTGTGGCGTTCGGGCAGTTGTTCGAGGTGCTCGGGAGCACGCCTACCGTCAGTGAATTCGAGAAAATTCTGAAAGACGCGCTGGCCAATGTCCGGACCGAGGAACACCTGCGCCATTGCGTGTTCGGCTGGATGGAGTACGTCGACCGTGATCGCCTGTTTGCGGCGGCCACCGCGCCGGCGCTGACTGATACCGTGCGCGCGCTCAATAGTCTCGTTGGTATTGACGAGATCGTCGGAAGTTGA